The sequence below is a genomic window from Daphnia pulicaria isolate SC F1-1A chromosome 6, SC_F0-13Bv2, whole genome shotgun sequence.
tactaTGAAATCCGGTGGTGGATTTCTGGCGAGTATCAAATTTTCACCTATCCCCCTTTGATTATTTCAATGTTTTCAGGTATGCTAACAGAGGCAGTTATGACAAGGCTATCACTGATTTCGAAGCCGCGCTGAAGGAACGTCCCAATCATGCGAATGCAACCAACTACTTGTCAGAGACACTTGTTGCTTATGCAAAACAGTAAGGGTTAAATTTCCTCAATTCTTCAGAGTCGAATGTAACAACgttactttatttttcatttaagatacgaggatgaaaaaaatgttgacacGGCTCTTCAGCTATATCAAAAGTGTTTAGGTGTCAATCCCAGTCACCCGGAAGCTCGCGCTTCTCTTCAACGCTTGTCTAAAAGCCGTCAGCGTCCAAACTTCAACATTGATTTTATGGATATGGAAAACGGTTCTTCTGCTAGAGCAACTGGTAAGGGAACAGAAGAAACAGAGCAAAAAGATGAAGGGCGTAAATCTCGTCGTCATCGTAAACGAGGAAAGCGTGGAAGTAGTAGTAGCTCTAAGAGTGGAAGCTCATCGTCAAGCCGTTTCTCTTCAACTGGCTCTGATTCATCACGTGGCCGCTCACGATCTAAGAAGTCACGGCGTTCTAAAAAGGCGGCGAAGCATGAGCCTTCGCTTTCACCGTTCAGTAAAAAGATGGCTCAGTTAAATCCTTCTAACGCCGCGACATTAGCTGGTGATGTCGGTCAAGTTGTACCCCCTAATCAACCGACGTTTTATCCATCAACTGAGTACCCATCTATTTCGACTCAACCTCATCCTGTCCCACCACCTGCTTTTGGTAGGCTGCCGCCAATGTTTTCATTTACTGCAAAGTTTGTGTTGTATAATGTTCTCTTGTCGTTCTTAGGTGCTCTTGGGGGAAATCCTCCACCACCGGCATTTGCTGGTTATGCCTCCTCTAGTGGCGCTTCTGGTGCTCAAGGTCAGACTGTTGGCTACGAGAAAGAAGTCCAGAACTTTATCCAGCGTACAGCACTCAATGAAGAATACGAGAAAAAGGTTGAACTGTTTTTGCAACGCGTTGGTAAAGGGTAAGTGTACATAGCCAATATTTTCTTCGGATAGTTCTCACATCGCAGTAGAGtaactaatttttaattctctgGGTTGTTTAGAGGCAAGGACggagaaaagaaggaggaaaaagagaaggacaaaaagaagaagaagaagaaagatcgcagtaaagataagaagaaaagtaaGATAATTTACTACATTACATGTGGAAagaaactaaattttaaatgtgttGTTATAGAAGACGGCAAACGTGATAAAAATAAGGAGAAGaagcacaagaaaaaaaagaagggttcTGACGATGAAGATTCTGATAAACAGATATCACCGAAGTAAGTGAACAATCTTGATTAGTTTAtaacaaaatgtttgatttcattcatttctaTTTACAGTCTGTCTGGATTGGATGAACTTGGGGAACTCGAAGCCAAGCTTAGTGCTGTTTACAATAAGCTAACGGCTAAGGAgtcatcaaagaagaagaagaagcgcaagaGGCACTCTTCAAATTCAAGCGATTCGTCTTCGTCATCGggcaggtaaaaaaaatctatcgaATTTTTAAGTCTTGTGTtcgttttctcatttttgatCTGTTTAGTTCCTCTGATTCTgaactggaaaggaaaaagcgCAAAGCTAAAAAAGCATTAGAAGATCTTGCTGCAGCCGCTGGTTTATTACGTGGTGGCGAATCCAAATTGAATGTGAAACCCGAGCCCGTTCCGCCACCTTCTTACGTACCAACACCCGGAGCCGCAGGAATGTCGGCTTCAGCTGGAGGTGCATCTGGGGATGACGATGATTATCCAGGAAAATGGCGTCCCATGGCGTTGAAGGTGAAGCTGGGTCGTGGGTCTGACGAGCCCGAAGTTGAAGAAAGTCGTATGGTATAcatgaaagaagagaaaagagcccCGCCAGCTCAACAAGCACTTGTTGAACAAGAAGAGGAGATGCCGCCAGGTGACTTCAgtaatcaacatttttattttttacgtttgccttgatttcatttttattttgtatattttattttttcaatttttgtttaaaaataacgTTTTATTGTTCAAATAGGGGAAGACAAAGTCTCTTTTAAGATACAGTCATTTGGATTGTTTGGCCCGGGTCCTCGTCAGGCACCGCCCAAACCAGTTAGTCCGCCAAAAACCAATGAGCAAGCTCAGTCGGAGGTTAGTTGatcaaagaaatttcaaaataagaataaagttAAATCGCGATTTAATGTTATAGGCCAATCAAGATAAAGAACGTGGAAGCAGATCCCGTTCGCGGTCTCAACGCCGCCGCTCACGTTCGCGTAGCCAATCTCGAAGCCGAAGTCGTGGGAGGTCATATTCACGATCTGGTTCTAGATCTCGTTCTCGGTCTGGGTCTCGCGACCGCCGTAGACGATCACGATCCCATTCCGGCGATAGACGCCACCAAAATCAACGTTATCGTGGAGGAAACCGCCACCCGAATCAAAACTATCATCATCGTGGCGGACGCTATCCTCAACGTGGTGGATTTCAGAACCGTGGTCGTGGTTGGAATAACAACTACAATAACAATCGTGGAGGATACAACAACCGCCCGTACAACAATCGACCTTAtcataataacaacaacaacaatcaaggTATTAAATAAGGTTATTGTAACTTAGAGCTTTGTATTTACTTGAATATTTGATGTAGGAGGATATGATAATCGCCGCCACCGTGGTCGCAACAGAGGCGGCTATTGGCAACAGCAAATGCAACGATCGTATTCGCGTAGTCGAAGCCGTAGCCGCACTCGATCCCGTTCTCGCAGCCGCTCACGCAGCTACAGTCGCAGTGTAAGCCGCAGTCCATCTCGCAGCCGCTCCCGTAGCCGCCAGGACAACTATCGCGGTCGTGACCGAGATGCAAGAGATAACCGGGATGCCAGAGATACAAGTCCTCAAGGTCGTAATGATCAGGATCAGCATCGTAACGACCGAGAAAGTGGAGAAAGAGATGTACAGCAACGTAGTCCAGCACGTGAAGAGAAACCTGGTCCTGTACCCGCTCCAGCTGCCGCTGTGACTGCATCGTCGTCCCAGTCTGATCGTCGTAAAGTTGGAAGTAAATGGGACGATGGAGGGGGTGACGATGATGAAGACTTGGTCCCACCGGGCTGCGAATAGTTTTTCTAAACGTGCAGTTAATACTGCAACATTTGATGAGCACATGGaattccttcatttttttttctcatacaTTTTAACTATtcgccctcccccccccccccccatttgcAAAGTTCAACACGAT
It includes:
- the LOC124343586 gene encoding serine/arginine repetitive matrix protein 2-like isoform X1, which translates into the protein MDPELVVQTLNFHGQQLTKLWENERGAASLQVASLRDLDYQVYQKRSKDLGFQERGKRIRMHQFIVDKAPQLFKAEKKPKESVNSALQAQDEDFFPLMPPLESFCHFDKSESRTNFFETIKIGDVLIGQVQQKNFHGLVFRVVATEDSTILRDVRELAIKGSIQPDQYTSDRKEGAFNTGDLIRCEVIDFNADNEKLVCGMKGLHQPAERADLQFGIVTKEQLPKSYKAMVDLTGKSYEECLQSNRTFRNPSAIEHLSKSLGLNLSSDVPDSFLKGLNAPIEASDYADELRKSQNSKWATKSVAEGIKYFKAGLETEAFQCLNKALHIDPVNIEGLVARGALYANRGSYDKAITDFEAALKERPNHANATNYLSETLVAYAKQYEDEKNVDTALQLYQKCLGVNPSHPEARASLQRLSKSRQRPNFNIDFMDMENGSSARATGKGTEETEQKDEGRKSRRHRKRGKRGSSSSSKSGSSSSSRFSSTGSDSSRGRSRSKKSRRSKKAAKHEPSLSPFSKKMAQLNPSNAATLAGDVGQVVPPNQPTFYPSTEYPSISTQPHPVPPPAFGALGGNPPPPAFAGYASSSGASGAQGQTVGYEKEVQNFIQRTALNEEYEKKVELFLQRVGKGGKDGEKKEEKEKDKKKKKKKDRSKDKKKKDGKRDKNKEKKHKKKKKGSDDEDSDKQISPNLSGLDELGELEAKLSAVYNKLTAKESSKKKKKRKRHSSNSSDSSSSSGSSSDSELERKKRKAKKALEDLAAAAGLLRGGESKLNVKPEPVPPPSYVPTPGAAGMSASAGGASGDDDDYPGKWRPMALKVKLGRGSDEPEVEESRMVYMKEEKRAPPAQQALVEQEEEMPPGDFREDKVSFKIQSFGLFGPGPRQAPPKPVSPPKTNEQAQSEANQDKERGSRSRSRSQRRRSRSRSQSRSRSRGRSYSRSGSRSRSRSGSRDRRRRSRSHSGDRRHQNQRYRGGNRHPNQNYHHRGGRYPQRGGFQNRGRGWNNNYNNNRGGYNNRPYNNRPYHNNNNNNQGGYDNRRHRGRNRGGYWQQQMQRSYSRSRSRSRTRSRSRSRSRSYSRSVSRSPSRSRSRSRQDNYRGRDRDARDNRDARDTSPQGRNDQDQHRNDRESGERDVQQRSPAREEKPGPVPAPAAAVTASSSQSDRRKVGSKWDDGGGDDDEDLVPPGCE
- the LOC124343586 gene encoding serine/arginine repetitive matrix protein 2-like isoform X2 codes for the protein MDPELVVQTLNFHGQQLTKLWENERGAASLQVASLRDLDYQVYQKRSKDLGFQERGKRIRMHQFIVDKAPQLFKAEKKPKESVNSALQAQDEDFFPLMPPLESFCHFDKSESRTNFFETIKIGDVLIGQVQQKNFHGLVFRVVATEDSTILRDVRELAIKGSIQPDQYTSDRKEGAFNTGDLIRCEVIDFNADNEKLVCGMKGLHQPAERADLQFGIVTKEQLPKSYKAMVDLTGKSYEECLQSNRTFRNPSAIEHLSKSLGLNLSSDVPDSFLKGLNAPIEASDYADELRKSQNSKWATKSVAEGIKYFKAGLETEAFQCLNKALHIDPVNIEGLVARGALYANRGSYDKAITDFEAALKERPNHANATNYLSETLVAYAKQYEDEKNVDTALQLYQKCLGVNPSHPEARASLQRLSKSRQRPNFNIDFMDMENGSSARATGKGTEETEQKDEGRKSRRHRKRGKRGSSSSSKSGSSSSSRFSSTGSDSSRGRSRSKKSRRSKKAAKHEPSLSPFSKKMAQLNPSNAATLAGDVGQVVPPNQPTFYPSTEYPSISTQPHPVPPPAFGALGGNPPPPAFAGYASSSGASGAQGQTVGYEKEVQNFIQRTALNEEYEKKVELFLQRVGKGGKDGEKKEEKEKDKKKKKKKDRSKDKKKKDGKRDKNKEKKHKKKKKGSDDEDSDKQISPNLSGLDELGELEAKLSAVYNKLTAKESSKKKKKRKRHSSNSSDSSSSSGSSSDSELERKKRKAKKALEDLAAAAGLLRGGESKLNVKPEPVPPPSYVPTPGAAGMSASAGGASGDDDDYPGKWRPMALKVKLGRGSDEPEVEESRMVYMKEEKRAPPAQQALVEQEEEMPPGEDKVSFKIQSFGLFGPGPRQAPPKPVSPPKTNEQAQSEANQDKERGSRSRSRSQRRRSRSRSQSRSRSRGRSYSRSGSRSRSRSGSRDRRRRSRSHSGDRRHQNQRYRGGNRHPNQNYHHRGGRYPQRGGFQNRGRGWNNNYNNNRGGYNNRPYNNRPYHNNNNNNQGGYDNRRHRGRNRGGYWQQQMQRSYSRSRSRSRTRSRSRSRSRSYSRSVSRSPSRSRSRSRQDNYRGRDRDARDNRDARDTSPQGRNDQDQHRNDRESGERDVQQRSPAREEKPGPVPAPAAAVTASSSQSDRRKVGSKWDDGGGDDDEDLVPPGCE